The Peribacillus simplex genome contains a region encoding:
- a CDS encoding cyclase family protein: protein MKSQKYIDLSHTIQDGIITYKGLPAPIICDYLSREESRKHYEEGTEFQIGKIEMVSNTGTYIDVPFHRYVNGKDLSETSIDKMAGLEGIIVHIDENKKEIDEDVFYDLAMEGKAVLIHTGWDQYWNTDQYFENHPYLTEKAAQYLVDKRASLVGIDSVNIDDTSGKDRPVHTTLLGREILIVEHLCNLKEISTENFLFYAVAPKIKDFGTFPVRAFVEVSN, encoded by the coding sequence ATGAAGAGTCAAAAATATATTGATTTGAGTCATACCATTCAAGATGGCATTATAACTTATAAAGGGCTTCCTGCCCCAATCATTTGTGATTATTTAAGTCGGGAAGAATCTCGAAAACATTACGAAGAAGGTACAGAATTTCAAATTGGAAAAATAGAAATGGTGTCTAATACAGGAACTTATATTGATGTCCCTTTTCATAGGTATGTTAATGGAAAAGATCTATCGGAAACATCAATTGATAAGATGGCTGGTCTAGAAGGAATCATTGTTCATATTGATGAAAACAAAAAAGAGATTGATGAGGATGTGTTTTATGACCTTGCTATGGAAGGAAAAGCTGTTCTTATTCACACAGGTTGGGACCAATATTGGAATACGGATCAATACTTTGAAAATCATCCGTATTTAACTGAGAAAGCAGCACAATATTTAGTGGATAAAAGAGCTTCTTTAGTTGGGATTGATTCTGTAAATATAGATGATACGTCAGGTAAAGATCGTCCTGTACATACAACTTTATTAGGGCGAGAAATTCTAATCGTTGAACATTTATGCAACTTAAAAGAAATTTCAACTGAAAACTTTTTATTTTATGCTGTTGCTCCAAAAATCAAAGACTTTGGAACTTTTCCAGTTAGAGCCTTTGTAGAAGTTTCAAACTAA